CCGGCCAAACGCTCGCCAGCCTCACGCTGCCTCCGACCCTGCGCAGCTACATCTACGAAATCTTCTACGCGCCGCTCAGCGCGCTGATGTTCTCGGAGGATCTCTCGCGCAAACGCCGCGAAACGCTCGACGCCTATCTCGCCGCGCGCACGCAGGCCGTGACCGCGCTCCGCGCCAAGCTCGACTCATTGGCCGGCGCCGATCCCGACACCCGCAGCCGCGAACTGACCGCGTTCGCGTCGACGCAAGCCGCCGCTCTCGCCTCCCTCGAAAGCACCGCCGAGAGCATCCGCGACAACCTCGTCAACGGCTCCCTCTTCCAATCCGGCGTCGATTGGAACAACCTCCGCGACTGGCGCCTCGGCGACGACACCCGCTGGGAATCCCAGGCTGACGAGATCAAGGTCATCACCGGCTCGGTCTTCTTCCAGGAAGGCCTCTCCACGCCCCAGCGCCTGCTCCTGCGCGAACTCGCGATGGAGTTGTCCGACAGCCTCCGCTCACCCGATGCCGAGATCGCACTCAACGCGCCCGGACCGTATCTCTACTTCTCGCCCGCCGCCGCCCGCATCCGCCTCCCGGCCAATCTCCCGCCGGAACTCGACGCGAAGCTCGACGAATACCGTGCGAAGAAAACCGTCCTGAAAAAAGAGCTGCGCGACGCGCTCTATCGCGGCGACCGCGCTTTCTGGGAATCCACCCGCATCAACGCCCTCAAGTCCCTCGCCGCGAAACAAGCGCCTGAATTCGCCGCGATCGAACAGCTCGCCGAGGAGATCCGCGTCGGCCTTTCCGCCTTCCCGAATCCCGCGCGCCCCGCCGCGCTGCCCGTGCCGCCCGCGCTCCTGAAGCGCATCGCCGCCTACATCGGCGAGAAGGCCGCCTGGCAGAAGGCCATGGTCGAAAAACAATCCGCCCTGCGCGCCCTGTTCCCCGACGACCGCATCGAATTCTCCCGCTCCGAGGGCCGCCCCGCGCTGCAAATCGTCGCCAGCCGCCGCTCGAAGCCCGAGCTGAAGACCAAGCGTGAAGCCGCCCAGGCGGAGCTCGCCACCTTCAACGCCAGCCAGCGCAAATCCTACGACGCGCTCGTGAAGGAGAAGGAACTCGTCAGCGCGGAAATCCTCCAAATCGCCGGCAGCCTCGCCAGCCGCGCCCCGGTCAAGAGCATCGACCAGCTCCTCGTCGAATTCGGCCACTCGCTCGGCCAGCAGGAAAACTGGCTGCGCTACGCCGACTACGAGACCGCCGTGCTGCAACCCGGACTCTCGCCCGAGCAACGCCGCCTGCTCTTCGGCGCCGCGCTCGAGAAGCTCGACCTGCCGCTCACCGAACGCTGAAAACCGTCGCCCGCCAGCTCCTCCATTCGATCACCGCCCGGCCGGCCATCGTCGCCGCCGCGGCGGTGCTCGCGTTGACGGCGGTGTTCGCGGCGCTGCTCCTGCCGGCACGACGGGAGCTCCGCGAGGAGATGCAGCGCACACTGATCGAACGCGCCGGCGCGATGCTGCACCCGATCACTTTGCAGCGCTTCGGCACGGGCGCCCCGGCGGGCTCGCCCGCCGATGCGCTTCGCTCCGTGCTCCAAAGCGCCGATCAACCCGGGATGCTCGCCATGGCGGTGTTCGATGCCGACGGCACGCTCGTGCAGGCCGTGCCGGCTTCGCTGCCGTTCGTCGACCTGCCGCCCGCCGACTACCTCGAACTCACCAAACTCGAGCCGATCAGCCGCTATCACCCGGAGTTCATGCTGCACACCACCTTCGGACCCGACGACACGCCGCTCGAGAGCGCACCGGTGCTCGAAGTGCTGCTTCCGTTGCATCGCACCGGCGACACGCAACTGGCGGGCGTCGTGCAGTGCTGGCTCGATGCCCGCGCGCTCGCGCAGGACCTCGCCGCGATCGAGCGGCGCATCGCCAGCCAAACCCGGACCACGCTCGCGATCGGCATCGCGCTCGTCGGCCTCGTGGTCGGCCTGTCCTACTGGCGGCTCGCGCACGCCCAGCGCGAAATCGCGGAGCGCAACGAGCGCCTGCTGCGCACCAACCTCGAGTTCTCGCTCGCCGCCAAGGCCTCGGTGCTCGGCCAGATCACATCGCACCTCTTGCACGGCTTGCAGGCGCCCGTCGCGGGCCTGCGCGCGGTGATGGCATC
This portion of the Opitutia bacterium genome encodes:
- a CDS encoding sensor histidine kinase, with product MLALTAVFAALLLPARRELREEMQRTLIERAGAMLHPITLQRFGTGAPAGSPADALRSVLQSADQPGMLAMAVFDADGTLVQAVPASLPFVDLPPADYLELTKLEPISRYHPEFMLHTTFGPDDTPLESAPVLEVLLPLHRTGDTQLAGVVQCWLDARALAQDLAAIERRIASQTRTTLAIGIALVGLVVGLSYWRLAHAQREIAERNERLLRTNLEFSLAAKASVLGQITSHLLHGLQAPVAGLRAVMASRGRDETSDDWQTAADYTSRLQHMIQDTVAMLGERDAHVSYDVSATEFAALLQERHRANAATRGVALAFSAAEASGVLPSHRANLLALAASNLIENAMEASPRGGTVAVSIGVEGDAWRVQVADTGHGLPANVRARLFAPGQTTKTGGTGLGLAISHLLARQIGAELTLVETGAHGTRFDLTVPLHPPTDSSGG